The Paenibacillus macerans genome includes a window with the following:
- the mgsA gene encoding methylglyoxal synthase translates to MINIAFIAHDRKKEDIVNFAIAYEHVFKDKKLYSTGTTGKQIMENTSLKIHRFLSGPLGGDQQIGSLIAQNEMDLVIFLRDPLMAQPHEPDITALLRLCDVHGIPVATNMATAEILVRALDRGDFAWRELVEQYKPGLGQ, encoded by the coding sequence ATGATAAACATTGCATTTATTGCTCATGATCGTAAAAAAGAAGATATCGTTAATTTCGCCATCGCTTATGAACATGTGTTTAAGGATAAAAAGCTGTACTCCACCGGAACGACGGGCAAACAAATTATGGAGAATACGAGCTTGAAAATCCACCGTTTCCTGTCCGGCCCGCTGGGCGGCGATCAGCAAATCGGATCATTGATCGCCCAAAATGAAATGGATCTGGTCATTTTCCTCCGCGATCCGCTGATGGCTCAGCCGCACGAGCCGGACATCACGGCGCTGCTGCGCCTGTGCGACGTGCACGGCATTCCGGTCGCCACGAACATGGCCACGGCGGAAATTTTGGTGCGGGCGTTGGACCGCGGCGATTTCGCCTGGCGCGAGCTGGTGGAACAGTATAAACCGGGGCTGGGACAATGA
- the bshB1 gene encoding bacillithiol biosynthesis deacetylase BshB1: MNGPLDILIFGAHADDAEIGMAGTIAKHVHAGYRVGICDLTEAELSSNGNPELRKQEAERAAQELGLAVRLNLGLPDRGLSGTPEQIAAVAETIREHAPRIVFAPYWEDRHPDHIACSKLVEEAVFNAKLRRYMPDKPTVPEPELYFYFINDWKTPDLVVDVSDFYEVKERALGCYRSQFGQGAPGEDVAETPLNQGYVERVKARDALLGQRKLIPYAEGFAVKSAYQVNLFGSRRT, translated from the coding sequence ATGAACGGGCCGCTGGATATTTTGATTTTCGGCGCGCATGCCGACGATGCCGAGATCGGAATGGCCGGCACGATCGCCAAACACGTTCACGCCGGATACCGGGTCGGTATTTGCGATTTGACGGAAGCCGAGCTGTCCTCCAACGGCAATCCCGAGCTGCGCAAGCAGGAAGCGGAGCGGGCCGCGCAGGAGCTTGGTCTGGCCGTGCGCCTGAATTTGGGATTGCCGGATCGCGGGCTGTCCGGTACGCCCGAACAAATCGCCGCCGTGGCCGAAACGATTCGCGAGCATGCGCCGCGCATTGTGTTCGCCCCTTATTGGGAAGACCGGCATCCCGATCATATCGCCTGCAGCAAGCTGGTGGAGGAGGCGGTGTTTAACGCCAAGCTGCGCCGTTATATGCCGGACAAGCCGACGGTTCCGGAGCCGGAGCTGTATTTTTATTTCATCAACGATTGGAAGACGCCGGACCTGGTAGTGGACGTCAGCGATTTTTATGAGGTAAAAGAGCGGGCGCTCGGCTGCTATCGTTCCCAATTCGGGCAAGGCGCTCCCGGCGAGGATGTCGCCGAGACGCCTTTGAACCAGGGCTATGTCGAACGCGTCAAGGCCCGGGACGCGCTGCTCGGGCAGCGGAAGCTCATTCCGTACGCCGAAGGTTTTGCGGTAAAATCGGCTTATCAAGTTAATCTATTCGGGTCCCGACGCACATAA